In the genome of Ignavibacteriales bacterium, one region contains:
- a CDS encoding type II toxin-antitoxin system HicA family toxin — protein MKAAEAEKILLENGFIFIRTRGSHKIYMKNEARVVIPFHKGKILHPKIVKQVLKAIE, from the coding sequence TTGAAAGCCGCCGAAGCTGAAAAAATTCTACTTGAAAATGGATTTATATTCATACGTACAAGAGGGAGCCACAAAATATATATGAAAAATGAAGCACGGGTGGTAATCCCATTTCATAAAGGAAAGATATTGCATCCTAAAATTGTGAAACAGGTTCTTAAAGCGATTGAATAA
- a CDS encoding type II toxin-antitoxin system HicB family antitoxin codes for MSKRLNIIIEKDEFGYYAYCPDLEGCQTQGDTLDEVSENIKEAIELYLETLTEQEKIKLTAREILTTSYEVSIA; via the coding sequence ATGTCAAAAAGATTAAATATAATTATCGAAAAAGATGAGTTTGGTTATTACGCTTACTGTCCTGATCTTGAAGGATGTCAAACTCAGGGTGATACATTGGATGAAGTTAGTGAGAATATAAAAGAAGCGATTGAACTTTATCTTGAAACATTGACAGAGCAAGAGAAAATAAAATTAACCGCAAGAGAAATTTTGACTACCAGTTACGAGGTTTCGATTGCCTAA